From one Rhopalosiphum padi isolate XX-2018 chromosome 2, ASM2088224v1, whole genome shotgun sequence genomic stretch:
- the LOC132921213 gene encoding tonsoku-like protein translates to MNEMEERKWLKKKEKALLENNFENLYYACKELADIYVNQEDYQQALNQYEQCEEAANRCGDETRLGVANRMIGEMYCYLNDFKNAIKHQKLHLKISNSKNDIVEQQRALATLGRTYFLCSETFDTNEHKKSEALSTSVKYYLKSLEVCNKLGKEVGTKTLSEMKARLYLNLSLCEESSNELNKSMEYINKAMKLCTDADLNEELCKCYSIKSTLYSKLDNFSKAIACVDQGLQIASRLSNKKYIGTELLCLKAELLIDINDYQTAKHAMIKAYKLKVPIKNEFEEVIKKLKIIVVMCQVENSLLLASQIDYEQRRQLNEKLGDACVALKKYSKAITYYEKMLENSERCGMTDKSLIPCYVSLAQTYKDNKQYYQALEYFYKELNLYSENSIEACKTLLNIADLMESQYDPFDKIFSIYERAQHIAKKNNDGYLQLAAVKGMKCLAEDRNKSELVNDLKNELNNLLKYETDSAEDEYDVPDIWDDVSLKDLSDIDEDEDDKKRKRHKQTTIPEKKNEKGETPIIPACAKGNVKLVLSLLKQGHSVNAGDALGWTALHEASNYGYVDIVNVLLDHGADINNRGGPCCEGITPLHDAAACGHLEVIDCLLDRGANPLVRTNKGETPLDSLIACRNRVILEEKKELDSNKLAHFWSIVERLSECLRKAGHTPPVPLTDVEEILKNGQQSTDNYLGIIPDSHKESRKPYKDIEDFDRLERKEKNIEFEDVYTSGAAEDYKQTISQLKNHNKRRRESEIQFEVSQPPLVENSADEWLEEDIIIKPKKRYCTDTIKNDYSPTKEINFEDKDNWLNDEKFPDVSSDVESNKEVQCFTPDSDEDFDNITVILDKQKDLVKNKYKPLMLSTSKKKYQSKLENQGFLNIKNISQEIDEPAPIFQHVKRDDTLRNINRTIKVRIENRLFLVPIPASEENINLKWLSTEASRRYQKLEGVNPILNLTTDDGALLDENDPIDLVYGLQEVLGNIVGWSTETLIETYKKLCVESNTTFNEPISQFLDVLQATGTLDMSDYVMMPNVLNITLNVACHYHNLQLLYLSGVALEDNGMKMLSEYISNLQRLIKLDISCNNISSIGIGYWTNSITNNKWLINLESLNISHNPITNAGLAHLRLITQHSTSLRSLYIRDIDIDHDCYDYASELYLDNIEDLDLSFNMLGRTGVSGFFIRLDPMRLKYLNVRNTGSSMVLRECTLFLERSQADCLHSIDLSSLDLEDEDLDLLCNCLESAGNLRHIWLADNPKVTQMCIDRIKHLSVKFVHMAGCKPVDISQFDSIDLKQMSISGYGDSILFKNAPYNVKVSL, encoded by the exons ATGAATGAAATGGAAGAAcgaaaatggttaaaaaaaaaagaaaaagcattgttggaaaataattttgaaaatctttATTATGCTTGTAAAGAATTGGCTGACATTTATGTTAACCAAGAAGATTATCAACAAGCATTGAACCAGTATGAACAGTGTGAAGAAGCAGCTAATCGCTGTGGTGATGAAACACGTTTGGGTGTTGCAAATCGAATGATTGGTGAAATGTATTGTTATctgaatgattttaaaaatgctaTTAAACATCAGAAACTTCATCTTAAAATTTCTAATTCTAAAAATGATATAGTTGAACAGCAAAGGGCATTAGCCACATTGGGTCgtacttattttttatgctCTGAAACATTTGATACCAATGAGCATAAAAAATCAGAAGCACTAAGTACAtctgttaaatattatctaaaaagttTAGAAGTATGTAATAAACTAGGTAAAGAAGTTGGCACAAAAACTTTATCTGAGATGAAAGCAAGGCTTTACCTTAATTTAAGTCTTTGTGAAGAGTCATCTAATGAATTGAATAAATCAATGGAATACATAAATAAAGCAATGAAATTATGTACTGATGCAGATTTGAACGAAGAATTATGCAAGTGTTATTCTATAAAGAGTACTTTATATTCTAAGCTAGACAATTTTTCAAAAGCAATTGCTTGTGTTGATCAAGGTCTTCAAATTGCATCTAGACtttcaaataaaaagtatattggaACAGAACTTTTATGCCTTAAGGCTGAACTTTTAATAGACATAAATGACTACCAGACTGCTAAGCATGCAATGATAAAAGCATACAAACTAAAAGTgcctattaaaaatgaatttgaagaagtaataaaaaaactaaaaataattgttgtcatGTGTCAAGTTGAAAATAGTTTGCTATTAGCGTCACAAATAGATTACGAGCAACGAAGacaattaaatgaaaaactggGAGATGCTTGCGtagcactaaaaaaatattctaaagcaATTACTTACTATGAGAAAATGTTGGAAAATTCTGAACGTTGTGGTATGACTGATAAAAGTTTAATACCTTGTTATGTTTCATTAGCACAAACATACAAAGATAATAAGCAATACTACCAagcattagaatatttttataaagaattgAATCTTTATAGTGAAAATAGTATTGAAGCTtgtaaaactttattaaatattgctGATCTTATGGAATCTCAGTATGATccatttgataaaattttttcaatatatgaaAGAGCTCAacatattgcaaaaaaaaataatgatggaTACTTACAGCTAGCAGCA GTTAAAGGAATGAAGTGTTTAGCTGAAGACAGAAATAAATCTGAATTAGTCAATGACTTGAAAAATGAACTAAATAATCTGCTTAAGTATGAAACTGATTCAGCAGAAGATGAGTATGATGTTCCAGATATCTGGGATGATGTATCACTTAAAGACCTTTCTGATATCGATGAAGACGAGGATGATAAAAAAAGAAAGAGGCATAAACAGACTACAATACCagaaaagaaaaatgaaaaaggaGAAACTCCTATCATACCTGCTTGTGCTAAGGGTAatgttaaattagttttaagtttattaaaacaaGGTCATTCAGTAAATGCAGGTGACGCTTTAGGATGGACTGCTTTACACGAAGCTAGTAATTATGGATATGTTGATATTGTTAATGTCCTTTTAGACCATGGTGCTGATATTAATAATCGTGGGGGACCTTGTTGTGAAGGTATTACACCTTTGCATGATGCTGCAGCGTGTGGTCACCTAGAAGTTATAGATTGTCTTTTAGATAGAGGTGCAAATCCTTTGGTTAGAACAAATAAAGGAGAGACACCACTTGATTCATTGATAGCTTGTCGTAACAGAGTAATTTTAGAGGAAAAAAAGGAATTAGATTCAAATAAATTAGCTCATTTTTGGTCAATTGTAGAACGCCTTAGTGAATGCTTACGAAAAGCTGGTCACACCCCACCGGTACCTTTGACTGATGtagaagaaatattaaaaaatggacAACAATCCACTGATAACTATTTAGGAATAATACCTGATAGTCATAAGGAATCAAGAAAACCGTATAAAGATATTGAAGATTTTGACAGATTAGAGAGAAAagagaaaaatattgaatttgaagATGTCTATACATCTGGTGCTGCAGAAGACTATAAACAAACCATTAGTCAGTTAAAAAATCACAACAAGAGACGCCGAGAAAGTGAAATACAGTTTGAAGTGTCACAGCCGCCATTGGTTGAAAATTCAGCTGATGAATGGTTAGAagaagatataattattaagccAAAAAAAAGATATTGTACTGATACAATTAAGAATGATTATTCACCGACGAAAGAAATCAATTTTGAAGATAAAGACAATTGGCTTAATGATGAAAAATTTCCTGATGTTTCTTCAGATGTTGAGTCAAATAAAGAAGTTCAATGTTTTACTCCAGATTCTGATGAAGACTTTgataatattactgttattttagataaacaaaaagatttagttaaaaataagtataagccTCTAATGCTATccacaagtaaaaaaaaatatcaaagtaaattagaaaatcaaggatttttaaatataaaaaatatttcacaggAAATTGATGAACCAGCTCCAATATTTCAACATGTGAAGAGAGATGACACTTTGAGAAACATTAATCGTACAATTAAGGTGAGGATTGAGAATAGATTATTCCTTGTACCAATACCTGCAAGTGaagaaaacattaatttaaaatggctATCTACTGAAGCTTCAAGGCGTTATCAAAAACTTGAAGGTGTGAatcctattttaaatttgactaCAGATGATGGAGCTTTATTGGATGAAAATGATCCTATTGATTTAGTTTATGGGTTACAAGAAGTTTTGGGAAACATTGTTGGATGGAGTACAGAGACTCTGAttgaaacttataaaaaattatgcgtGGAATCAAATACTACCTTCAATGAACCCATATCTCAATTTTTAGATGTTCTACAGGCAACTGGAACTTTGGACATGTCAGATTATGTAATGATGcctaatgttttaaatataacactGAATGTAGCATGCcattatcataatttacaacTATTGTACTTGTCAGGCGTGGCTCTTGAAGATAACGGAATGAAAATGTTATCAGAATACATATCTAATTTACAGCGGTTAATCAAACTAGATATAAGTTGCAATAATATTAGTTCTATAGGTATAGGTTATTGGACAAattcaataactaataataaatggcTAATTAATCTAGAATCTTTGAATATTAGTCATAATCCTATTACTAATGCAGGTCTAGCTCATCTCCGTTTAATTACTCAGCATTCTACTAGTTTACGATCTTTGTACATTCGCGACATAGATATTGACCATGATTGTTATGATTATGCATCAGAGCTTTACTTAGATAATATTGAAGACTTGGACTTGAGTTTCAATATGTTAGGACGAACTGGAGTTTCAGGATTTTTCATACGACTGGACCCTatgcgtttaaaatatttaaatgtacgcAATACAGGTTCATCAATGGTGCTACGAGAATGCACGCTGTTTTTAGAGCGTAGTCAAGCTGATTGCCTTCATTCTATAGATTTATCCAGTCTTGATCTTGAAGACGAAGACTTAGATTTATTGTGTAATTGTTTGGAATCTGCTGGAAATTTACGGCATATATGGCTAGCTGACAACCCAAAGGTTACTCAAATGTGCATAGACAGAATCAAACATTTAAGTGTCAAATTTGTTCATATGGCTGGCTGTAAACCAGTTGATATTTCACAATTTGATTCTATCGATCTAAAACAAATGTCTATATCTGGTTATGgtgattcaattttatttaaaaatgctccGTACAATGTAAAAGTGTCGCTgtga